The window CGACAACCTGCGCTACGGCCGTTTCACCATCCACGACTTCCACGCGACGCACCGCGTGCTGACCGTGCCCGAGGTCTTCGTCCACTCGTCCAACATCGGCACGGCCAAGATGGTCATGGCCGTGGGCGTCGAGGGCCACAAGGCGTTCCTGCGCAAGATGGGCCAGCTGTCCCGCCTGCAGACCGAGCTGCCCGAGACCGCCATGCCGCAGATCCCGCCGCATTGGGGCGAGCTGAACTCCATGACGATCGCCTTCGGCCAGGGCCTCAACGTCACCCCGCTCCAGGCCATCATGGCGGTGGGGGCGCTGGCCAACGGCGGCTACGAGATCACGCCCACCTTCCTCAAGCGCGACAAGCCGGACTTCCGCGACGAGGCGCAGCGCGTGATCCGCCCGGAGGTGTCGGAGGAGCTGCGCTACATCATGCGGCTGAACGCGACGATCGGGTCGGCCAAGAAGATCGACATCCCCGGCTATTTCGCGGGCGGCAAGACCGGTACGGCCGACAAGCTGATCCACGGCCACTACTCGTCCGACCGGGTCAACACGACCTTTATGTCGGTGGTGCCGGCCGACAAGCCCAAATACCTGTTCTTCGTGATGATGGAGGACCCGCAGGCCGCCGAGGGCACCTACGGCTACCACACCGCCGCCTGGAACTCCGGCGACGTGTGCGGCAAGATCATGGAGCGCGTGGCGCCGCTGCTGAACCTGCCGCCCAACCTCAACCTGCCCACCAACCCGTTCCCGACAGTCGCCAAGCTCGGCATCGGCATGGACTCGGTGCTGCGATGACGCTGGGCGAACTGCTGCCGGGCGCCGTCGCAGAGTGCGATCGGGGCATCGCGGTGTCGGGCCTCACGGCGGACAGCCGCGCCGTCGCGCCCGGCTTCGCCTTCTTCGCCGTGCCCGGCGCCAAGGGCGACGGCGTGGCCTACGCGGCCGCGGCCGCGGCGGCGGGGGCCGTCGCGGTCGTGTCCGAGCGTCCGCCCGAGGGCCTGCCGGACGGCGTCGCGTCGGTCGTCGTGCCGGACGCGCGGCGCGCGCTCAGCGCCGCCGCGGCGCGCGTCCACCCGGCCCAGCCCGGCACGGTGGTGGCGGTGACGGGCACGAGCGGCAAGACCTCGGTGGCGGCCTTCGTGCGGCAGATCTGGGCCGCGGCGGGCCTCAGGGCCGCCTCGATGGGCACGCTCGGCGTGGTCGCGCCGGACGGCGCCGTCTACGGCTCGCTCACGACGCCCGACCCCATCACGCTGCACCGCGACCTCGACCGCCTCGCCCGGGACGGCGTCACCCACCTGGCCCTCGAAGCCTCCTCGCACGGGCTCGACCAGCACCGGCTCGACGGCGCGCGCCTCGCGGCCGGCGCCTTCACCAACCTGTCGCGCGACCACCTCGACTATCACCCAAACGTCGAGCACTACCTCGCCGCCAAGCTTCGCCTGTTCACCGACCTGCTCGCGCCCGGCCGCCCCGCTGTGGTGGACGCGGACGGACAGGTCGCGGAGCGCGTCGTCGCGGCGGCCCGCGCCCGCGGCCTCGACGTGCTGACCGTCGGCCGGGCGGGGACGAGCATCCGCCTCCTGTCGGCCGAGCCCGACGGCTTCGCGACCCGCATGGTCCTGCGCCACGCGGACCGCGAGCGCACCCTCCGCCTGCCCCTCGCCGGCGCCTTCCAGGTGTCGAACGCCCTCGTCGCGGCGGGCCTCTGCATCGCCACCGGCACGGCGCCCGCCGCCGCCTTCGCGGCCCTCGAAGGGCTCGCCGGCGCGCCCGGCCGGCTGGAGCGCGTGGGCACGCGCCGGGGGGCGCCGGTCGTCGTCGACTACGCCCACAAGCCCGACGCGCTGGAGAAGGTCCTCGCCACCATGCGCCCCTACGCGCCGGGGCGGCTCGTCGTGGTGTTCGGCTGCGGCGGCGACCGCGACGCCGGCAAGCGGCCGATCATGGGCGCGATCGCGGCGCGGCTCGCCGACGTGGTCGTCGTCACCGACGACAACCCGCGCTCCGAGGAGCCCGCCGCGATCCGCTCCGCCATCCTCGCGGGCGCGCCCGGCGCGGCCGAGATCGGCGACCGCGCCGCCGCCATCGCCCACGCGGTCGCGCTGCTCGGCCCCGGCGACGCCCTGGTGGTCGCCGGCAAGGGGCACGAGACCGGGCAGACGGCGCGCGGCGTCACCCTGCCCTTCTCCGACGCCGCGGCGGTCGCCGAGGCCATCGCGAGGCTGGACCCATGAACGACGCACCCCTCTGGTCCGGTCTCGGCTTGGTCGCCGCGCTCGACGCCCGCGTGAGCGGGACGCCGCCGCTGGGCGGCGTCACCGGCGTGTCGATCGACACCCGCAGCCTGAAGCCGGGCGAGCTCTACGTCGCCATCCGCGGCGACCTGCACGACGGCCACGACTTCGTCGCCCAGGCCTTCGCGGCCGGCGCCGCCGCGGCCGTGGTCGACGAGGCCCACGCGCCCGGCCTGCGGCGGTCGCTCGGGGACCTGCCCTGCCTCTACGTCGTCGAGGACGCCCTGCGCGCCCTGGAGCGCCTCGGGGCCGCCGCCCGCGCCCGCTCGAAGGCGCGGGTCGTCGCCGTCACGGGTTCGGTCGGCAAGACCACCGTGAAGGAGATGCTGCGCCTCGTCCTGTCGGACGCCGGGCCGACCCACGCCTCGGCGGCCTCCTTCAACAATCACTGGGGCGTGCCCCTCACCCTCGCGCGCCTGCCGGCGGAGGCGCGCTACGGCGTGTTCGAGGTCGGCATGAACCATCCGGGCGAGATCACGCCGCTGGTCGCCCTCGTGCGCCCGGACATCGCCGTGGTCACCACGGTGGCGGCGGCCCACCTGGAGCATTTCGCGAGCGTCGACGAGATCGCCGACGCCAAGGCGGAGATCTTCTCCGGCCTCGTCCAGGGCGGCCTCGCCGTGATCAACCGCGACATCGACACCTACGGCCGCCTGCGCGCCGCCGCCGAAGCCTCGCCGGCCGGCCGCATCCTCACCTTCGGCGAGCACCCCGAGGCGGACGCCCGCCTGGAAAGCTTCGCGCCGACGCCCGACGGCGTCGAGGCCCGCGCGCGCGTGCTCGGCCGGCGGGTGGACTTCCGGCTCGGCGCCCCCGGCCGCCACCTCGCCGTCAACGCGCTGGCGGTGCTGCTGGCCGCGCACGCCGCCGGCCTCGACCTCGACGGCGCGGCGGACCCGCTCGCGCGCTTCACCGTCGGCCAGGGCCGCGGCGCCCGCGTGACGCTGCGGCTGCCGGGCGGCGACGCGACGCTGATCGACGAGAGCTACAACGCCAACCCCACCTCCATGCGGGCCGCCTTGGCGGTCCTGGCCGCGGCGGCGCCCGCCGGCGAGGGACGCCGCGTCGCCGTGATCGGCGACATGCGCGAGCTCGGCACGGACGCCGAGCGCCTCCACGCCGAGCTCCTGCCCGACCTCGAGGCGGCGCGGGTCGACCTCGTCTTCGCCGCCGGGCCGCTCAGTCACGCGCTGTTCAGCCGCCTGCCCGCGGAGATGAGAGGCTTGTGGGGGGACACCGCCGCGGCTATCGAGGGCCCCCTCGCGGACGGCATCCGGGCCGGCGACGTCGTGATGGTGAAGGGCTCCAACGGGAGCCGGATGGGGCCGCTCGTCGCCGCCCTGAAGGACCGGTTCCGCCCCACCCCGGCGGGACGCTGAGGACATCGGACATCCATGCTGACCTGGCTCACCGAACTGTCCCCCTATTTCAGCCCGCTGAACCTGTTCCGGTACCTGACCTTCCGCACCATCGGGGCCACCGCCACGGCCGCGCTCTTCGTGTTCTTCTTCGGCCCGGCCATCATCGCGGCGCTGCGCATCAAGCAGGGCAAGGGCCAGCCGATCCGCACGGACGGCCCGGACCACCTGAAGAAGCGCGGCACGCCCACCATGGGCGGGCTGATGATCCTGTCGGGCCTCGTCGTGTCGACCCTGCTCTGGGCCAACCTGCGCAGCCCCTACGTGTGGATCGTGCTGCTGGTCACGCTCGGCTTCGGCATGATCGGCTTCTACGACGACTACCTCAAGGTGACGAAGCAGAGCCACGCGGGCTTCGCCGGCCGCGCCCGGCTGGCCCTGGAGGCGCTGATCGCCCTCGTGGCCTGCTGGGCCATGACGGCGGTGGGGCCGTCCTCCACCACGGCCCTGTACCTCCCCTTCATCAACGGCATCGTGATCGACTTCGGGCTGTTCTTCATCGCCTTCGGGGCCTTCATCATCGTCGGCTTCGGCAATGCCGTGAACCTGACCGACGGCCTCGACGGCCTCGCGATCGTGCCCGTGATGATCGCGACGGGGACCTTCGGCGTCATCGCCTACTGCACCGGCAACCTGCTCTACGCCTCCTACCTCGGCATCCACCACGTGCCGCAGACGGGCGACCTCCTCGTCATCGCGGGCGCTGTGGCGGGGGCCGGCATGGGCTTCCTGTGGTTCAACGCGCCGCCGGCGCAGATCTTCATGGGCGACACGGGTTCGCTCGCCCTCGGCGGCCTGATCAGCACCGTGGCGGTCATCATCAAGCACGAGATCGTGCTGCTGATCGTCGGCGGGGTCTTCGTCGTCGAAGCCCTGTCGGTGATCGTCCAGGTCGGCTCCTTCAAGCTGACCGGTAAGCGGGTGTTCCGCATGGCGCCGATCCACCACCATTTCGAGAAGCTCGGCTGGTCCGAGCCGCAGATCGTGATGCGCTTCTGGATCATCTCCTTCGTGCTGGCCCTGCTCGGCCTGTCGACCCTCAAGGTGCGCTGATCCCATGACGCCCGTCACGCATTGCGCCGGGCGCACCCTGGCGCTGTTCGGCCTCGGCGGCTCCGGCCTCGCCACCGCGGACGCGCTGCGCGCCGGCGGCGCCCGCGTGATCGCCTGGGACGACGCGGAAGCGGCGCGGGCCAGGGCGGCCGCGGCCGGGCAAGAGGTCGCGGACCTGCGCGGGATCGACTGGGGCGGCGTCGCCTCGCTGGTGCTCACCCCCGGCGTGCCGCTGACCCACCCCGAGCCGCACTGGTCGGCGAAGCTCGCGCGCGCCGCGGGCGTCGAGATCGTCGGCGACGTCGAGCTGTTCTGCCGGGAGCGCGCGAAGATCGCGCCGGACGCGCCGCTCGTCGCGATCACGGGCACCAACGGCAAGTCCACCACCACGGCCCTCACCGCGCACCTGTTCCGCTCGGCGGGCCGGGACGTGCAGATGGGGGGCAACATCGGCACGGCCGTGCTGGCGCTGGAGCCGCCCGCGCCGGGCCGCATCCACGTCCTGGAGGTGTCGTCCTACCAGATCGACCTCGCGCCTAGCCTCGCGCCGACGGTCGGCATGCTGCTGAACCTCAGCCTCGACCACATCGACCGCCACGGCACCTTCGAGAACTACGCGGCCGTGAAGGAGCGACTGATCGCGCGCTCGGACTGGTCGCTCACCGGCGTCGACGACCCGGCCTCGGCGGCGGTCTTCGAGCGCGCGGTGGAGCGCGAGATGCGGCTCCACGCGCGCGGCCACGGCCCCGCCGGCCGCCACTATCCGGTGTCGGTGCGGCAGGACCTGCCGACCGGCGTGTCGCTGTCGGCCGGCCACATGGTGCTGATGCGGCCCTACGAGGGGAGCGAGCGCATCCTCGGCGGCACGGACGGCATCGCCACGCTGCGCGGCCTCCACAACGCGCAGAACGCCTGCTTCGCCGCGGCCTGCGCGGACCTGCTCGGGCTCCGGGGCGCCGACGCCCACGTGATCCAGAGCGGTCTCAACAGCTTCGGCGGCCTGCCTCACCGGATGGAGGAGGTCGGCCGGATCGGCGACGTGGTCTTCATCAACGACTCGAAGGCCACCAACGCGGATTCGGCCGAGAAGGCGCTCCTGTGCTTCCCGC is drawn from Lichenibacterium dinghuense and contains these coding sequences:
- a CDS encoding UDP-N-acetylmuramoyl-L-alanyl-D-glutamate--2,6-diaminopimelate ligase is translated as MTLGELLPGAVAECDRGIAVSGLTADSRAVAPGFAFFAVPGAKGDGVAYAAAAAAAGAVAVVSERPPEGLPDGVASVVVPDARRALSAAAARVHPAQPGTVVAVTGTSGKTSVAAFVRQIWAAAGLRAASMGTLGVVAPDGAVYGSLTTPDPITLHRDLDRLARDGVTHLALEASSHGLDQHRLDGARLAAGAFTNLSRDHLDYHPNVEHYLAAKLRLFTDLLAPGRPAVVDADGQVAERVVAAARARGLDVLTVGRAGTSIRLLSAEPDGFATRMVLRHADRERTLRLPLAGAFQVSNALVAAGLCIATGTAPAAAFAALEGLAGAPGRLERVGTRRGAPVVVDYAHKPDALEKVLATMRPYAPGRLVVVFGCGGDRDAGKRPIMGAIAARLADVVVVTDDNPRSEEPAAIRSAILAGAPGAAEIGDRAAAIAHAVALLGPGDALVVAGKGHETGQTARGVTLPFSDAAAVAEAIARLDP
- a CDS encoding UDP-N-acetylmuramoylalanyl-D-glutamyl-2,6-diaminopimelate--D-alanyl-D-alanine ligase, with protein sequence MNDAPLWSGLGLVAALDARVSGTPPLGGVTGVSIDTRSLKPGELYVAIRGDLHDGHDFVAQAFAAGAAAAVVDEAHAPGLRRSLGDLPCLYVVEDALRALERLGAAARARSKARVVAVTGSVGKTTVKEMLRLVLSDAGPTHASAASFNNHWGVPLTLARLPAEARYGVFEVGMNHPGEITPLVALVRPDIAVVTTVAAAHLEHFASVDEIADAKAEIFSGLVQGGLAVINRDIDTYGRLRAAAEASPAGRILTFGEHPEADARLESFAPTPDGVEARARVLGRRVDFRLGAPGRHLAVNALAVLLAAHAAGLDLDGAADPLARFTVGQGRGARVTLRLPGGDATLIDESYNANPTSMRAALAVLAAAAPAGEGRRVAVIGDMRELGTDAERLHAELLPDLEAARVDLVFAAGPLSHALFSRLPAEMRGLWGDTAAAIEGPLADGIRAGDVVMVKGSNGSRMGPLVAALKDRFRPTPAGR
- the mraY gene encoding phospho-N-acetylmuramoyl-pentapeptide-transferase, giving the protein MLTWLTELSPYFSPLNLFRYLTFRTIGATATAALFVFFFGPAIIAALRIKQGKGQPIRTDGPDHLKKRGTPTMGGLMILSGLVVSTLLWANLRSPYVWIVLLVTLGFGMIGFYDDYLKVTKQSHAGFAGRARLALEALIALVACWAMTAVGPSSTTALYLPFINGIVIDFGLFFIAFGAFIIVGFGNAVNLTDGLDGLAIVPVMIATGTFGVIAYCTGNLLYASYLGIHHVPQTGDLLVIAGAVAGAGMGFLWFNAPPAQIFMGDTGSLALGGLISTVAVIIKHEIVLLIVGGVFVVEALSVIVQVGSFKLTGKRVFRMAPIHHHFEKLGWSEPQIVMRFWIISFVLALLGLSTLKVR
- the murD gene encoding UDP-N-acetylmuramoyl-L-alanine--D-glutamate ligase, coding for MTPVTHCAGRTLALFGLGGSGLATADALRAGGARVIAWDDAEAARARAAAAGQEVADLRGIDWGGVASLVLTPGVPLTHPEPHWSAKLARAAGVEIVGDVELFCRERAKIAPDAPLVAITGTNGKSTTTALTAHLFRSAGRDVQMGGNIGTAVLALEPPAPGRIHVLEVSSYQIDLAPSLAPTVGMLLNLSLDHIDRHGTFENYAAVKERLIARSDWSLTGVDDPASAAVFERAVEREMRLHARGHGPAGRHYPVSVRQDLPTGVSLSAGHMVLMRPYEGSERILGGTDGIATLRGLHNAQNACFAAACADLLGLRGADAHVIQSGLNSFGGLPHRMEEVGRIGDVVFINDSKATNADSAEKALLCFPRVHWILGGVPKAGGIEALAPLFDRVARAYLIGEAADAFASTLRGRVLSRRCGTLERAVAAAAEDARQASGNQTVLFSPACASFDQFRNFEARGDAFRALVQKSKI